The following proteins are encoded in a genomic region of Planococcus lenghuensis:
- a CDS encoding response regulator transcription factor codes for MSEEITILVVDDEERIRRLLKIYLEREGYTVEEAGDGAEALEMALAKDYHCILLDLMMPEKDGIEVTEELREKKTTPIIMLTAKGEEANRVQGFETGADDYIVKPFSPREVVLRVKALLRRSAGSVPVAGTAVSKELVVFPHLTIDHDAHRVTADGKEVNLTPKEYELLYFLAKSPDKVFDREHLLKEVWHYDFFGDLRTVDTHVKRLREKLNRVSESAAKMIVTVWGVGYKFEVVNE; via the coding sequence ATGTCTGAAGAAATTACGATACTGGTTGTGGATGATGAAGAACGAATTCGTCGTCTGCTGAAAATTTACTTGGAACGGGAAGGCTATACAGTCGAAGAAGCCGGAGACGGAGCTGAAGCCTTGGAGATGGCGCTTGCAAAAGACTACCACTGCATCCTGCTGGATCTTATGATGCCGGAGAAAGACGGAATTGAAGTGACGGAGGAATTGCGTGAAAAGAAAACGACGCCGATCATCATGCTGACGGCAAAAGGGGAAGAAGCGAACCGCGTGCAGGGATTTGAGACCGGCGCGGATGACTATATTGTCAAACCGTTCAGCCCGCGGGAAGTCGTGCTCCGGGTCAAAGCGCTTCTGCGCCGCTCAGCAGGCTCCGTGCCTGTAGCAGGAACGGCGGTTTCAAAAGAGCTGGTCGTGTTTCCGCACCTCACCATCGATCACGATGCACACCGCGTGACAGCAGACGGCAAAGAAGTGAACTTGACGCCGAAAGAATACGAATTGCTGTATTTTCTTGCGAAATCACCGGACAAAGTGTTTGATCGGGAGCATTTGCTCAAAGAAGTCTGGCATTATGATTTTTTTGGGGATCTGCGGACAGTGGATACGCACGTGAAGCGATTGCGGGAGAAACTGAACCGGGTTTCTGAATCAGCCGCCAAGATGATTGTGACCGTCTGGGGCGTCGGCTATAAATTTGAGGTCGTCAATGAATAG
- the ccsB gene encoding c-type cytochrome biogenesis protein CcsB: protein MTLVDLSSNLLLAAFFAYLIGTLLFGGAVRGNKQGEYTSENRWGKVAITVTVLGFLANLGFFFTRWMASGHIPLSNMFEFTAAFGMMLVGGFILIYFLYRTAALGMIVLPVALLIIAYASMFPRDISPLIPALQSYWLPIHVSTVVIAEGILAISAGAGLIYLLKNIDMKKKSKQRLWLEVLMYTLFLVLGFVAVSSYFNLTGYEAEFNYVNKEGAEDSVVYEMPALFGMNESVAVTQGVLEPFVEVPAIINGAKLTTVVWSLLIGTLLYWFVRLIARRRIAEMVQPLVRNTNSQLMDEVGYRSVIIGFPVFSLGALIFAMIWAQEAWGRFWGWDPKEVWALITWLFYAAYLHLRLGKGWQGEKSAWLAVIGFAIIMFNLVAVNLIIAGLHSYA from the coding sequence ATGACGTTAGTTGATTTGAGCAGCAATCTGCTGCTTGCGGCTTTTTTTGCCTATTTGATCGGCACCCTGCTGTTCGGCGGTGCCGTCCGGGGGAATAAGCAAGGGGAATACACGTCTGAGAACCGATGGGGGAAAGTGGCCATCACGGTCACTGTTCTCGGTTTTCTTGCGAATTTAGGGTTTTTCTTCACAAGATGGATGGCCTCCGGGCACATTCCGCTCAGTAATATGTTTGAATTTACAGCGGCGTTCGGCATGATGCTGGTCGGCGGGTTCATCCTGATCTATTTCCTTTACCGCACGGCTGCACTCGGCATGATCGTATTGCCTGTTGCATTGTTGATCATTGCGTATGCCAGCATGTTCCCGCGGGACATCAGCCCGCTCATCCCGGCGCTCCAGAGCTACTGGCTTCCGATCCATGTCTCTACAGTGGTCATCGCGGAAGGAATCCTTGCGATTTCAGCGGGAGCGGGATTGATCTATTTGCTGAAGAACATCGACATGAAGAAAAAGTCGAAGCAGCGGCTTTGGCTGGAAGTTCTCATGTATACGCTGTTCCTGGTTCTTGGTTTCGTAGCGGTCAGCTCTTACTTTAACCTGACCGGGTATGAAGCGGAATTCAATTATGTGAACAAAGAAGGCGCGGAAGATTCCGTTGTTTATGAAATGCCGGCCTTGTTCGGCATGAACGAATCAGTGGCCGTGACACAAGGTGTGCTGGAACCGTTCGTTGAAGTGCCTGCAATTATCAATGGCGCGAAACTGACAACTGTTGTTTGGTCCTTGCTGATCGGCACCCTGCTGTACTGGTTCGTCCGGCTGATCGCCAGACGCCGCATTGCTGAAATGGTGCAGCCGCTGGTACGGAACACCAACTCCCAGCTCATGGACGAAGTAGGGTACCGTTCCGTGATCATCGGTTTTCCGGTGTTCTCACTCGGCGCGCTGATTTTCGCGATGATCTGGGCGCAGGAAGCCTGGGGCCGGTTCTGGGGATGGGATCCGAAAGAAGTATGGGCACTCATCACATGGCTGTTCTATGCTGCTTACCTGCACCTGCGGCTTGGCAAAGGCTGGCAGGGTGAAAAATCAGCCTGGCTTGCCGTTATCGGTTTTGCGATCATCATGTTCAACCTGGTTGCCGTGAACCTGATCATTGCCGGCCTCCATTCCTATGCTTAA
- a CDS encoding pyrimidine-nucleoside phosphorylase, with amino-acid sequence MRMVDLIEKKRDGVELTPSEIRFVIEGYTKGDIPDYQMSAFLMAVFFEDMTDAERAELTMAMVESGDQIDLSAIEGIKVDKHSTGGVGDTTTLVLGPLVAACGVPVAKMSGRGLGHTGGTIDKLEAISGFHVELTPEQFAAQVNELKLALVGQSGNLTPADKKLYALRDVTATVNSIPLIASSIMSKKIAAGADAIVLDVKTGDGAFMKTPEDAERLARAMVGIGNGTGRQTMAIISDMSQPLGFAIGNALEVQEAIDTLKGTGPRDLTELCLVLGSQMVVLGGKAETLDEARGMLEEAIASGRALEVFRQFVERQGGDPRIADDPALLPQADYTFEVQAKQSGWVADIIADEVGTAAMLLGAGRATKESEIDLAVGLMLRKKVGDRVEAGESLATIFANTEDVQEAMKTLEENIIISDENVPAPELILEIVTA; translated from the coding sequence ATGAGAATGGTAGATTTGATTGAGAAAAAACGGGATGGCGTAGAATTGACGCCAAGTGAAATCCGGTTTGTGATTGAAGGATATACGAAAGGCGATATTCCGGATTACCAGATGAGTGCATTTCTGATGGCGGTCTTTTTCGAGGACATGACTGATGCGGAACGGGCGGAGCTGACGATGGCGATGGTTGAATCCGGTGATCAGATTGACCTGTCGGCGATCGAAGGCATCAAAGTCGATAAACACTCCACTGGGGGTGTCGGCGATACAACTACATTGGTGCTCGGTCCGCTTGTAGCGGCATGCGGTGTCCCGGTTGCCAAAATGAGCGGACGCGGCCTTGGTCATACAGGTGGCACGATTGATAAATTAGAAGCGATCAGCGGCTTCCACGTTGAATTGACACCCGAACAATTTGCGGCACAAGTAAACGAGCTGAAATTGGCTCTGGTCGGACAAAGCGGCAACCTGACGCCGGCAGATAAGAAATTGTATGCACTTCGGGATGTGACGGCGACCGTCAACAGCATCCCGCTCATCGCAAGCTCTATTATGAGTAAGAAAATTGCAGCTGGTGCAGATGCCATTGTGCTGGATGTGAAAACAGGAGACGGTGCATTCATGAAAACGCCGGAAGATGCAGAGCGACTGGCACGCGCGATGGTTGGAATCGGGAACGGTACCGGCCGTCAGACAATGGCGATCATATCAGACATGAGCCAGCCGCTTGGTTTTGCGATCGGCAATGCACTGGAGGTGCAGGAAGCGATCGATACGCTGAAAGGAACCGGCCCTCGTGATCTGACCGAGCTGTGTCTCGTTCTGGGCAGTCAGATGGTCGTGCTTGGCGGCAAGGCGGAAACGCTTGATGAAGCGAGAGGTATGCTGGAAGAAGCCATCGCAAGCGGCCGTGCTCTTGAAGTGTTCCGCCAATTCGTGGAACGTCAAGGCGGCGATCCGAGGATTGCAGATGATCCGGCTCTACTGCCTCAGGCTGACTATACATTCGAAGTGCAGGCGAAACAGAGCGGCTGGGTTGCGGATATTATCGCAGATGAAGTCGGTACTGCAGCTATGCTCCTTGGTGCGGGCCGGGCAACAAAGGAATCAGAGATCGACCTGGCTGTCGGCCTTATGCTCCGGAAGAAGGTCGGGGACCGGGTGGAAGCAGGGGAATCACTCGCAACGATCTTTGCCAATACGGAAGATGTACAGGAAGCGATGAAAACGCTGGAGGAAAACATCATCATTTCCGACGAAAATGTCCCGGCACCGGAACTGATTCTTGAAATTGTGACTGCCTGA
- the scpB gene encoding SMC-Scp complex subunit ScpB, with protein sequence MTVNLSAKAEALLFAAGDDGLTAKQLAFLTSSEPGEVIRALSELENAYRSTGRGIRLKEMAGVFQLVTKEDVADVIRKLVENPTVQSLSQASLEVLAIIAYKQPVTRVEIEDLRGVKSEKPLSTLSAKGLVHEVGRAEGAGRAILYGTTKEFLNYFGLKDLKELPPLPEEHEEDADADSALFSTGFRENAQSGV encoded by the coding sequence ATGACGGTGAACTTATCGGCTAAAGCGGAAGCGCTGCTTTTTGCGGCAGGTGACGACGGATTGACTGCAAAGCAGCTGGCGTTTCTGACATCGTCGGAGCCCGGGGAAGTGATTCGGGCTCTAAGTGAGTTGGAAAACGCATACCGCAGCACCGGCCGGGGAATCCGCCTGAAAGAAATGGCCGGAGTTTTTCAGCTTGTGACAAAAGAGGACGTCGCGGATGTTATCCGGAAGCTCGTGGAAAATCCGACAGTGCAGTCTTTGTCGCAAGCATCACTGGAAGTGCTGGCAATCATCGCTTATAAACAACCGGTAACCCGTGTGGAAATTGAAGACTTGCGCGGTGTGAAAAGTGAAAAACCGCTCAGCACGCTCAGCGCAAAAGGGCTTGTTCATGAAGTCGGCCGGGCGGAGGGTGCCGGCCGGGCAATTCTGTACGGGACGACAAAAGAGTTTCTGAATTACTTCGGTTTGAAGGATTTAAAGGAATTGCCGCCGCTGCCGGAAGAGCACGAAGAAGATGCGGATGCTGATTCCGCGTTATTCAGCACCGGGTTCAGGGAGAACGCGCAGAGCGGCGTCTGA
- a CDS encoding pseudouridine synthase: MERLQKVVAHAGVASRRKAEQMILDGKVRVNGKVVKELGTKVSNSDTVEVEGIALEKEQKVYFLFYKPRGVLSAVSDDKNRKVVTDFFPEIEERIYPVGRLDYDTSGLLILTNDGEFANLMTHPKFQIDKTYIARVKGVPDRDKLKKLERGIKLEDGMTAPARVKMQSADPKQNKSIIQITIHEGRNRQVRRMFEAIGHPVQKLRREQFAFLTLHGLNAGDARELTAHEVKKLRVMAETGKQH, encoded by the coding sequence ATGGAACGTCTGCAAAAAGTGGTGGCCCACGCAGGAGTGGCATCAAGAAGAAAAGCGGAACAGATGATATTGGACGGCAAAGTCCGGGTGAACGGGAAAGTGGTCAAAGAGCTGGGGACGAAAGTGTCCAATTCAGATACAGTTGAAGTTGAAGGGATCGCGCTTGAGAAGGAACAGAAAGTGTACTTCTTGTTTTATAAACCGAGAGGTGTGCTGTCAGCGGTCAGCGACGATAAAAACCGGAAAGTGGTTACGGATTTCTTTCCGGAAATCGAAGAACGGATCTATCCGGTCGGCCGGCTGGATTACGATACTTCAGGTTTGCTGATTTTAACGAACGACGGGGAATTCGCCAATCTGATGACGCATCCGAAGTTCCAAATCGATAAGACTTACATCGCCCGGGTAAAAGGGGTTCCGGACCGCGATAAGCTTAAAAAACTCGAACGCGGCATCAAGCTGGAAGACGGAATGACAGCGCCTGCCCGCGTGAAAATGCAATCAGCAGATCCGAAACAAAACAAATCCATCATCCAGATCACGATCCATGAAGGACGGAACCGGCAAGTCCGGCGGATGTTTGAAGCCATCGGACATCCGGTACAGAAATTGCGCAGAGAGCAGTTTGCGTTTTTGACTCTCCATGGACTGAATGCGGGAGATGCGCGGGAACTGACAGCCCACGAGGTGAAGAAACTCCGGGTCATGGCGGAGACCGGAAAGCAGCATTGA
- a CDS encoding GNAT family N-acetyltransferase, translating to MLYRYKKSLEKIAMGLMSFMPKERDLKKLQQTMHKYEENPDWQLFLWKEDDDYVGLVGVELEERGFVIHHVSVNPSHRGEGIGHEMIAKLQEIMRDKEMHATEETEAFIRKCPIKKGGL from the coding sequence ATGCTGTATCGATACAAGAAATCGTTGGAAAAAATAGCGATGGGGCTCATGTCGTTCATGCCAAAAGAACGGGATTTGAAAAAGCTCCAGCAGACCATGCACAAGTATGAAGAAAATCCGGACTGGCAGCTGTTTCTCTGGAAGGAAGACGATGATTATGTCGGCCTTGTCGGCGTGGAGCTGGAAGAACGCGGTTTTGTCATTCATCACGTATCTGTCAATCCTTCTCATCGCGGAGAAGGGATCGGCCATGAGATGATTGCGAAACTTCAGGAGATCATGCGGGATAAAGAAATGCATGCAACAGAAGAGACAGAAGCATTTATCCGAAAATGCCCGATAAAAAAAGGCGGACTCTAA
- a CDS encoding cytochrome c biogenesis protein ResB: MEKIKCQCGHQNPPGTNLCASCGRPLTEKEKHQKLADMRYEGTARRSQTYNKSVVDKIWNFFSSVKVGIGIIIAILVAASIGTILPQQLFTPAYSQGADAVREYYADVYGTFGSIYHFLGFHDLYSSYWFQALIGMLGISLIIASLDRGVPLYKSLKKQRVLRHESFMKRQRLFGAGTSGSPDALRQAEKKLKDMRYNVRTDKNGLLAEKGRFSRWGPYVNHIGLIIFLIGVMFRMLPGFYVDEQMWIREGETRAIPGADGYYLASESFKVETYSGEGDEQVFEDALNEVGTVVKNYQTNSILYKVPEGSPPGSTENLEEVKEYPIQVNEPLKFDGYAVYQMDFRLNELKSMTFALTNKETEESRGELTVDLDNPQRVYELEDGSTVELLGYYPDFSGFAENGAPETATPIPNNPGFLVRMTTPETPEGETSFIVIRETIEPFGDNEYKLTFQSADTRNVSGLTVRKDETLPILILGGIIFMIGVTQGMYFNHRRIWIQEKPDGTLLVAAHTNKNWFALKKELDQMTETASLPGYTDQQEAGSPAKKEGEKQYDVS; the protein is encoded by the coding sequence ATGGAAAAGATCAAGTGTCAGTGCGGACACCAAAATCCGCCTGGAACGAATCTGTGTGCATCCTGCGGCAGACCGCTGACAGAAAAAGAAAAACACCAGAAACTGGCTGATATGCGGTATGAAGGAACGGCGCGCCGGTCCCAGACGTACAATAAATCAGTGGTTGATAAAATCTGGAATTTTTTCTCGAGCGTCAAAGTCGGGATTGGAATCATCATCGCTATCCTGGTGGCGGCATCGATCGGCACCATTCTGCCCCAGCAGCTGTTCACTCCGGCATACAGCCAGGGAGCAGATGCAGTGCGGGAGTACTATGCGGATGTCTATGGAACTTTTGGCAGCATTTATCATTTTCTTGGATTTCATGACCTGTACAGCTCTTATTGGTTTCAGGCACTTATCGGCATGCTCGGCATCTCGCTGATCATCGCCAGCCTCGACCGCGGGGTTCCGCTGTATAAATCGCTGAAAAAGCAGCGTGTGCTCCGGCATGAAAGTTTCATGAAGCGGCAGCGTCTTTTTGGTGCTGGTACATCAGGAAGCCCCGACGCGCTCCGACAGGCGGAAAAGAAACTGAAAGATATGCGCTACAACGTCAGAACCGATAAAAACGGATTGCTGGCGGAAAAAGGCCGTTTTTCCCGGTGGGGTCCTTATGTGAATCATATCGGCCTTATCATCTTCCTGATCGGGGTGATGTTCCGTATGCTTCCAGGTTTCTATGTTGATGAACAGATGTGGATCCGGGAAGGGGAAACGCGGGCGATCCCTGGGGCAGATGGCTATTATCTGGCCAGTGAAAGTTTCAAGGTTGAGACTTATTCAGGAGAAGGCGATGAACAGGTTTTCGAGGATGCATTAAATGAAGTCGGGACAGTCGTGAAAAACTATCAGACGAATTCAATCCTTTACAAAGTGCCGGAAGGCAGTCCGCCTGGTTCAACGGAAAACCTGGAGGAGGTCAAGGAATATCCCATTCAGGTCAATGAGCCGCTCAAATTCGATGGATATGCTGTCTATCAGATGGACTTCCGGCTGAATGAGCTGAAATCGATGACATTTGCGCTGACCAATAAAGAAACAGAGGAATCACGGGGAGAACTGACGGTTGATCTGGACAATCCTCAGCGTGTGTATGAGCTGGAAGATGGATCAACAGTCGAATTGCTCGGTTATTATCCTGATTTCTCCGGATTCGCCGAAAACGGTGCACCGGAGACAGCGACTCCGATTCCGAACAATCCGGGCTTTCTGGTCCGGATGACAACGCCGGAAACCCCTGAAGGGGAAACGAGCTTTATTGTGATCCGGGAGACGATCGAGCCATTCGGCGACAATGAATACAAGCTCACATTCCAAAGTGCCGATACACGAAATGTTTCCGGGCTGACTGTCCGGAAAGATGAAACGCTGCCGATTCTCATACTTGGCGGAATCATTTTCATGATCGGTGTAACCCAGGGTATGTACTTTAATCACCGGCGCATCTGGATTCAGGAAAAGCCGGACGGTACGCTCCTCGTAGCGGCCCATACCAACAAAAACTGGTTCGCGCTTAAAAAAGAGCTGGATCAGATGACAGAGACTGCCTCTCTTCCGGGATACACAGATCAGCAGGAAGCCGGCAGTCCGGCGAAAAAGGAAGGTGAGAAACAGTATGACGTTAGTTGA
- a CDS encoding segregation/condensation protein A, producing MSYEVKIEAFEGPLDLLLHLIHRLEIDIYDIPVAQITGQYMEHVRAMQVLELNEASEYLVMAATLLAIKSKMLLPVQAEFEDEDEYVNEHDPREELVARLLEYRKYKEATVPLRELETDRAAIFTKAPMNLSAFGVPEVTPEAELEANVYDMLGAFQKMLRRKQLKTPLSTRIARQEVSVKEQMNSMMAALKRHSGACAFSDLFPQGDRTVLVVSFLSLLELMKRQVIAVEQERNFMDLTVLLRKEEWEDDGELIG from the coding sequence ATGTCCTATGAAGTGAAAATTGAAGCATTTGAAGGACCTCTGGATTTATTATTGCATTTAATTCACCGTTTGGAAATCGATATTTACGATATACCGGTCGCACAGATCACCGGTCAGTATATGGAGCACGTCCGGGCGATGCAAGTCCTGGAACTGAACGAAGCAAGTGAATACCTTGTAATGGCCGCGACCTTACTCGCAATCAAAAGTAAAATGCTGCTGCCGGTGCAGGCGGAATTCGAAGACGAAGATGAGTATGTCAACGAACATGATCCCCGTGAAGAGCTTGTTGCCCGGCTGCTGGAATACCGGAAGTATAAGGAAGCGACTGTCCCGTTGCGTGAACTTGAGACGGACCGGGCCGCAATCTTCACGAAAGCGCCGATGAACCTGTCGGCATTCGGCGTGCCCGAAGTGACGCCCGAGGCGGAATTGGAGGCAAATGTCTATGATATGCTCGGTGCGTTCCAGAAAATGCTTCGGCGGAAACAGCTGAAGACACCGCTCTCCACCCGGATTGCAAGGCAGGAAGTTTCAGTCAAGGAGCAGATGAATTCAATGATGGCAGCACTTAAACGTCACAGCGGTGCCTGTGCGTTTTCCGATTTGTTTCCGCAAGGTGACCGGACGGTGCTGGTCGTGTCGTTTCTGTCGCTCCTGGAGCTGATGAAGCGGCAAGTGATCGCAGTCGAGCAGGAACGGAATTTTATGGACCTGACAGTGCTGCTGAGAAAGGAAGAGTGGGAAGATGACGGTGAACTTATCGGCTAA
- a CDS encoding DUF309 domain-containing protein: MHPLRHPLFIRFLVHFNFEQDYFECHEVGEEYWKMTAPKNKTHPLTGWIQLAVGMYHWRRSNYPGALRSFIRAKDKLSGSDEWTEGIDRERLIRLTAAAIDAVTAREPFAAFEIPITGRQLQETLHHQLKQTPPVHEDPYFLMHKHRLRDRTSIIQLREQKKRRNL; this comes from the coding sequence ATGCACCCGCTCCGACATCCGCTGTTCATTCGTTTCCTTGTGCACTTCAACTTTGAGCAAGACTATTTCGAATGCCATGAGGTAGGCGAGGAATACTGGAAGATGACAGCCCCAAAAAATAAGACACATCCGCTTACCGGCTGGATTCAGCTGGCAGTCGGTATGTATCACTGGAGACGCAGCAATTATCCCGGTGCTCTGCGCTCATTTATCAGAGCGAAAGATAAATTATCCGGAAGTGACGAGTGGACGGAAGGCATTGATCGTGAAAGGCTGATCCGCCTTACTGCCGCCGCCATTGATGCTGTCACCGCCCGGGAACCTTTTGCCGCTTTTGAAATTCCGATCACCGGCCGGCAACTTCAGGAAACCCTGCATCATCAGCTCAAGCAGACTCCACCGGTTCATGAGGATCCTTATTTTCTCATGCACAAACACCGGCTCCGGGACCGAACATCGATTATACAGCTGCGTGAACAGAAAAAAAGGCGGAACCTTTAG
- a CDS encoding ATP-binding protein has protein sequence MNRIWNSVVGKLWLTILLLVSFVLFIATVLQLEFLENYHSEQIRESLTQEAETIAQLFREHEGESMAFEVIPSILDEDTNVVVAQQPDEVTYYIHEGLNSERTRELILEEPAFQEVFETDQTVVKELILPSLQDENMLESFIVLASPLEAEEAVHGTVFIYQSLDVMQQTTRETTNTVFLSAFIAFILTTIFAFFLSTRITSPLRKIREGAMELAKGNFETKVRATSNDEIGQLAVAFNQMGRQLKHHLEVISQEKEQLSSILTSMTDAVITFNQDRTILVSNPPADQLIREWFYSRGADEEFLMPSEMLHMLDYVLEQEEELDEELEMEGIYYAITISPLYSGESVRGAVAVLRNMTEQHRLEKLRSDFIANVSHELRTPVQMLQGYSEAIMDDIVETEEERREVTKIIYEESHRMGRLVSDLLDLARLESGHMRLYRNPVAVKPAIERMTMKFAQAAREQEVRLSFNSPLSDQVIAEMDEDRIEQVMTNLIDNAIRHTPQGGDVTISVTKEQGFAKVAVADNGIGITVEDLEYVFERFYKADKARTRGKGGTGLGLAIARNIIIAHDGKIFAESALGEGTVFSFILPLKKL, from the coding sequence ATGAATAGAATATGGAATAGCGTAGTCGGGAAGCTGTGGTTAACCATATTGCTTCTCGTTTCGTTTGTTCTGTTCATTGCAACTGTTTTGCAGCTTGAATTCCTGGAGAATTATCATAGTGAGCAGATTCGGGAATCACTCACACAGGAGGCGGAAACCATCGCCCAACTGTTCCGGGAACATGAAGGGGAATCGATGGCATTTGAAGTGATTCCGAGTATTCTGGATGAAGATACCAATGTGGTGGTTGCGCAGCAGCCGGATGAAGTGACATACTACATTCATGAAGGACTGAACAGTGAGCGGACACGTGAGCTGATATTGGAAGAACCGGCATTTCAGGAAGTGTTCGAGACTGACCAGACCGTCGTAAAAGAACTGATTCTGCCATCGCTTCAGGATGAGAACATGCTGGAATCATTCATTGTGCTTGCCAGTCCGCTGGAAGCGGAAGAAGCCGTTCACGGGACGGTTTTCATCTATCAGTCGCTGGATGTGATGCAGCAGACGACAAGAGAAACGACGAATACCGTCTTTTTATCTGCATTCATCGCCTTCATTCTGACGACGATTTTCGCATTTTTCCTGTCCACCCGAATCACATCACCGCTCCGGAAGATCCGGGAAGGTGCGATGGAACTCGCAAAAGGTAATTTCGAAACGAAAGTGCGGGCGACATCGAATGATGAAATCGGACAGCTTGCTGTAGCGTTCAATCAGATGGGCAGACAGCTGAAGCATCACTTGGAAGTGATCAGCCAGGAAAAAGAACAATTGTCGAGTATCCTGACTTCCATGACGGATGCGGTAATCACGTTCAATCAGGACCGCACCATCCTTGTCAGCAATCCGCCGGCAGACCAGCTGATCCGGGAATGGTTTTACAGCCGCGGGGCAGACGAGGAATTCCTGATGCCATCTGAAATGCTCCACATGCTCGATTATGTACTGGAGCAGGAAGAAGAATTGGATGAAGAGCTGGAAATGGAAGGCATCTATTATGCCATCACAATCAGTCCGCTCTACAGCGGAGAGTCGGTCCGGGGCGCTGTGGCGGTTCTCCGTAATATGACAGAACAGCATCGGCTGGAAAAGCTCCGTTCGGATTTCATCGCCAATGTCTCGCATGAATTAAGAACGCCGGTTCAGATGCTGCAGGGCTACTCGGAGGCAATTATGGATGATATTGTCGAGACGGAAGAAGAACGGCGGGAAGTGACGAAAATCATTTACGAAGAATCACACCGCATGGGCCGGCTCGTTTCGGATCTGTTGGACCTGGCCCGTCTGGAGTCCGGCCATATGCGGCTGTACCGCAACCCGGTGGCGGTGAAACCGGCGATCGAGCGAATGACGATGAAATTCGCCCAAGCGGCCCGCGAGCAGGAAGTCAGACTATCATTCAATTCGCCGCTCAGTGATCAAGTGATTGCCGAGATGGATGAAGACCGCATCGAGCAAGTGATGACCAACTTGATTGATAATGCTATTCGGCATACGCCGCAGGGGGGAGACGTGACAATAAGCGTCACGAAGGAACAGGGCTTTGCGAAAGTGGCGGTTGCTGATAACGGCATTGGCATAACAGTTGAGGATCTGGAATATGTTTTCGAACGGTTTTATAAGGCCGATAAAGCGAGGACCCGCGGAAAAGGCGGAACCGGTCTTGGCTTGGCGATTGCCCGTAACATTATTATTGCGCATGATGGGAAAATCTTTGCAGAAAGTGCGCTTGGAGAAGGAACCGTATTTTCTTTTATACTGCCGCTTAAAAAGCTGTAA
- the resA gene encoding thiol-disulfide oxidoreductase ResA: MSDKKKKRTLIRTVLLLIMVSAIGYTIFSSATAEKNVLRVGDKAPEFALTDLDGNEHRLSEYRGEGVFLNFWGTWCKPCAREMPAINSQYEVFKDQGVNVLAVNIDQSEFEVQSYADRYGMTFPVAIDESKSVMEAYSVVPLPTTVLINSEGIVTDIITREMTEEEIAGFMESIKPE, from the coding sequence ATGTCGGATAAAAAGAAGAAACGGACGCTTATCCGGACGGTGCTGTTGCTTATCATGGTTTCTGCGATTGGCTATACAATTTTCAGCAGTGCCACTGCTGAAAAGAACGTGCTGCGAGTGGGTGATAAAGCACCTGAATTTGCACTGACAGATCTTGATGGCAACGAACACCGGCTGTCTGAGTACCGCGGAGAAGGCGTGTTCCTGAATTTCTGGGGAACGTGGTGCAAACCGTGCGCGCGGGAAATGCCGGCGATCAACAGCCAGTATGAAGTATTTAAAGACCAGGGAGTCAATGTGCTTGCTGTGAACATCGACCAGTCGGAATTTGAAGTGCAGTCGTACGCAGACCGCTATGGAATGACATTTCCGGTTGCAATAGATGAGTCGAAAAGCGTCATGGAAGCTTACAGTGTAGTGCCGCTTCCGACGACGGTTCTGATCAATTCTGAAGGGATTGTTACAGATATCATTACGAGAGAAATGACCGAGGAAGAGATTGCAGGTTTCATGGAAAGCATTAAACCTGAATAA